The window TCCATTTTACTCATATAAATATCATAACCACCTAATCCTGGAAGACTGTCAGAACTGAAATACAAACTTCTGCTATCGCTGTGCAAGAAAGGCGATTTCTCATTCCCGTTGGTATTGATGGCAGGACCAAGTTTCACAGCTCTTGTCCAGGTTCCATCCTCGCGACGTGTTGTGTAATAAATATCAATTCCGGAGAGTGAATCTCTGGCTGACGCGAAATACAAAGTCTTTCCATCCGAAGAAATACTCGGTTGAGAATCCCATTGCATCGGATCATTTACCGAAGGTCCAAGATTCTTTATTTCAGACCAGTGTCCGTCAACAAAGTCAGATGTACAGATATCGAAATTCCCTTTTGTATTAACCGTAAAAAAAAGATGCTTGTTATCAATAGTAATTGACGCGCCACCTTCGTTGTTGCTGCTGCTTTTGTTGAAGGGCTCATCCATCGGTACACCGGCATCATAAACACCGGGTGATTTCACATGCGCGATCATGAACTTCTCCACACTTTGTGGCGTCAACATGTTTCTCTCCTTCTGTTCAAAACGCCTGGTGAAAAACGCAAGTTCATTATCGGGAGAAATATACGGGAGGTATTCCGGATCACGCGTTGATAAATCGTGAACAGGTTTCGGATCAAACGGAACCGGATGTGCATACAATTTTGCCTTTATCAGCATTTTCTCCGCCTTGGTGCCATGATCTTCATTGATTCGATCAAAGGACAAAAATTTCTTGAGATAAGTTTCTGTCTCTTTCCATTTTTTGACATCGAAATACAACCAACCCAATTGAAAATACATTTCAGGATCCAGGTCAGGACAAAGTTCTATTACTTTTTTAAAACTCTGCTCCATGGTTTTATCATCCTTCTTTTTCAGGCTGATATTTCCTTGCAAAAGATAAGCATCCGCGAACTCGGGATCAGCATCAATAGCTTTGCTGATCATATCGGCTGCTTCACCATATTTTCTGGATTTGAACAAACCGGCTGCATCCTCATAGTATTTCACAGCTTTCTTATTCTGCGATTTCGGACATGCTCCTTCCTGGGCATTTGCAATCCCGGGAAATAAAAAACAACTCAGTACCATCAACCAAATGACACGATTCCAACGCACATTTTTTCTCATCACACGAAATCTACTTTTTAAAAGGATTCAAATTTTTCAATTCATCTTTTGCTTTCTGTTCGGCTGCTTTTTTAATACTATCAGCTTTGGCTTTTGCTTTAGCTTCTGCTTCTTTCTTGATGCGATCAGCTTCCGCGGTGGCTTTGGCTTTTTCAGCATCGAGTTTGGCTTGTGCCTGCGCTTTCACTTTATCTGCTTCCTCCCTGACTTTCGCTTCAGCTTCAGCTTTCTTTTTATCAAATTCAGCTTTGGCAGCTGCCTTTAAGTCATCCATTGCTTTTGCACCTTGTTTATTCAGGTCAGTAGAAATTTTCGGATCAGTCACCGTTCCACCAATCTTAATATTGACCGGAATCATGTCACCTACACTTAGATTTACTCCTTTACTATTTGCTGCTGACAACAAATTATCGAGAGCAGCATTTGCAGCACCTCCAAATGAAGCACGGGGTATGTCAGAATAAACGGTGTAATCGATGGTCTGATCGAAACCATTGGAACCTCCAATCTTACTCTTAAATCCATTGAGGCTAACATCAAATGGATCCACATAAACTCTGCCATTCATAAATTTGAATGATGGGTTCATTCCCGGAATATCCAGTTTCTTCCAGGATGGCATTTTCAATACATCAGCTATCTTGTTAAAAGCCGGGAAATTCTGCACAACGATTTTAGAAGTATTCAATTTCCCACCGCCATTGAGAGAGTTGACAACCGGACTCATTTGCTGATCAAGCAAACCGGCAACAGTCATGTCAACAGAAAACTTTCCACTCGTATTTTTGGCAATTGGTGCCATTTTTTCTACAGTATTGAAAGTTGTTACTGTTTTTTGGATGTCCCAATCTTTCACAGCCAGTCCAAAGTCGATAGCCGGTTTTTTAAGATCAGCTGATGAATAACCGCCATTCAGTTTGAGGCTACCATCCATCATTTGCATCATGACATCGTTCATACGAATGGCTTTGTCACGGATAACAATTCCACCGCTGATATTCTTCATAGTGAAATTCTGATAAGCCAGAGTACCAATATTTGCATTCAGAGAAAAATCAATATTGCCGGGAATTTCTACAACGGACATTTTTGATGTATCTGCTGTAGTTGAAGCAGTGCTGCTTTCGCTACCCATCATTTCATTCAGGTCGATAGTGGTGGATGTCAGCTTCAGATTTCCCTTGATGGTCTCACCTTTCAAAGCATAAGGCAGGAAATTCTCAAGTGAACCGGTTGCCGCGAAATCGCTTTTTCCAAGTTTTGCATTCAGTGCCGACATAGAAACGATCTGAGGATTGAAAGCCAGTTGAAGCGTATTGATAATTAAGGCCTGCTTCATGGAAGCGGATGAATATTTCATTCCACTGATACCGAGATTTCCGGAAGCATAGAATTGATCAAATTTCTTTTGTTCTACAGCAGAGAGTTTTCCTTTCGCGCTCAGATCCGCGGTGATAATTCCGGTTAAAGCTGTTCCCTGTTCAAGAGGAACCAATTTCCCGATATTATCGAGAATAATTTTGCCTTTAAAGAATGCATCCAGATCCGGATCACTTACCGGAGTTTTCAGAATCAGCTTCGCGTCAAATGGATCACCGGCCATTTCCACATGCAATTTGGAAAGATTGATAAAAGTATGATCCGGCACTCCGTCAGGATTTGTCACATTCAAATCCACAAAAACGTTTTTAACCGCTGCAGGTAAGGATGGATACTGAAACATCCCGTTGTCAATATTCAGAGTCAACCCAAAGCCGGGCATCGACAAAGCATTGTATCTTCCTTTAATGAATCCGGAAAGAGACATCTTACCGGATGATTTCAAATCTTTAAACTGCGGAGAATACACCGCTGGTATCATGGAGATAAAATTTCTGAATTCGGATTGAGCTGCTGCAAATTTCAGATCCATATCAATATTGGTATCAGGCATGGCTACCCAACCATTAACTCCCAGATCCAATTCGTTGAGATGAATTTTATTGTCTTTGAAGGTGAATTTAAAATTCTTCATGTCCATATCCAGATCCGCGGCAATAGTCGCTTTGGCTTTAGAGATGTAATTCAATCCACCATACGCCATGTCAACATTGGATGCTTCTGTATTTGTACTCAACACAAATAAATCCTGTGTGAAATCCCCTTTTCCACTATGGTTCACTCCATCCAGCTTCAGATAGAATCCCAAACTTTTATCGTCATAGATGATTCTGCTATTTGAAATCGCATAATGTTTCAGATTCGCTTTAAAGCTTGAAGGTTCAGAAGCTGTTTCAGGACCGGTAGATGGCTTGGCGATGTCCCAATTGGCTTTTCCGTCCTTGTCCACAAGGAAATTCATGATTGCAGAGTTCAGATCAACCGACTTGATCTTTATTTCTCCTCCTTTAATCACACTCATGAGATCAACAGTAAGGTCCAGTTGTTTTGTATAAATGAGCGTATCGCCGGCGAAAGGTTCAACATTGATTACCTTCAGCTCATTCAGGCGTAAAGAGAAATCAGGGAAACTGCGGAATAGAGAAAGATCAAAATCTCCGAAATCAACCTTCGCGTTCAGGTTCTTATTGGTTTCCTCTTTTATTTTGGAAACAATTTTGTCTTTAAAAAGGAAAGGCGCTGCCACAAGGAAGACGATGACGACGAGCAGGAAAATGCCTATCCATTTGAGTGCTTTTTTCATTGATATGTAGTATTATGATTGATTAATAAAAATAATTCCCATCATGCCTGTATTGAGGCAATCAGATCACTGAGCTTTGAATTTTTATTTCTTAAAAAATGATCCATTAACACTAATGCGGCCATTGATTCAACAATAGGAACCGCTCTTGGCACAACACAAGGATCATGACGACCTTTCATTTCAAGAACGGTTTCTTCACCTTTTTCGTTCAATGTTTTTTGCGACTTTAATAAGGTTGAAACAGGTTTGAAAGCCACACGGAAATAAACATCCATCCCGTTGGTAATGCCGCCCTGTATTCCACCGGAATGATTGCCGGCTGTGACAATTGAACCATCCGCATCTTTGACAAATGAATCGTTGTGTTCAGATCCCTTCATTTCCACTCCACCAAAACCACTGCCATAATCAAAACCGTGTGCGGCGTTAATACTCATGCATGCTTTTGCAAGATCCGCCTGAAACTTATCGAAGACAGGTTCACCCAATCCGGCAGGTACATTTTTAATCATACAACTGACAATTCCTCCGGTTGTATCACCTTCAGATTTTAATTTTTCGATGTATTCAATCATTTGCACCGAGGCAGTTTCATCCGGACAACGAACGATTGAAGATTCTATTTTGGAGAAATCAATGTCAGAATAAGAAATGGACGTTTTGAGAGGTCCAACTTGTGAGACAAATGCGAAAATTTGTGTTCCAATTTTGTTTAAAATTTGTTTCGCGATGGCACCGGCGAAAACTCTGGCAGCTGTTTCCCTCGCTGAAGAGCGACCTCCTCCCCGATAATCCCTGTGACCGTATTTTACATGATAAGTAAAATCAGCATGAGATGGTCTGAAAGAATTCTTCACATTTTCATAATCTGATGGTTTGTAATCCTGATTACGGATCATAAATGCGATTGGAGTCCCAAGTGTTTGACCTTCAAAGACGCCGGAAAGAATTTCGAATTCGTCAGTTTCCTGACGGGGACTCGTGATTGCTGATTGTCCGGGTTTTCTTCTTGCCATTTCTTTTCGAATGGATTCAAGGTCAAGCGTCAAACCGGCCGGACAGCCATCCAGAATTCCTCCTATCGCTGTACCATGGGACTCTCCGAAAGTGGTGAGTTTAAAAAGTGTTCCAATAGAATTTCCTGCCATGTTGTGAAGGTAGGTAAAAGCGCAGCTGAACAGGCACTCTGAGCATATAGAAATTAACGAGGAGATGTTGATTGTAAACCAGTATCTGTGATAAAGCAGCTTACACGAAGTCCACAATCATAGCTTTTTACCTATCCAGTTTTTCAACGCCGGATTGGAAATGCTCAGGTTGACCAAACCATTGATAAGCCAGGGGCGGTTGAAAATCTTTTGCATCCACCATTTTTTATTCAATTCTCCATGCAGTTTTTTGTAAACCGCTTTGTCATATTGTGATAAATTCTCGGCTGAAAAGTCTTTTTGCTGAAATGCTTTTTGAATATACTCCGCGGCTAAAACTCCACTTAACATAGCATTACCAATTCCTTCACCATTCAATGGGTCTATGAGAGAAGCAGCATCTCCACACAATAAAAACCTGGCACCGGACAGCGGACGTTTTTTTCCACCGAGAGGTAAACCGAATCCTTCGATATCACCAACCTGTTTTGCACTTTCAAATCTTGCCTTTAGCTCCGGTGATGTGTTAATGATGTTTTTAAACGCTTCTTTTAGATCGATTTTTCGTTTGCTGATGTCTTCCGATAGCATCCCAAAACCCACATTAGCTGAGTTTTCAGTAAGGGGAAAAATCCAGAAATATCCGGGTAAATAATTTTCAAGCAGGAAAATCTCAATCAAGTTGGGATCCTCGATCCCGGAAATATTTTGATAATAGGACCTCACTGCTCCTGAATAATGTTTCAGGTCTACCTTAAAACCGGCAAGCTGCTTCGCAACAACCGAATGAGCACCGTCACATCCAACGACCACATCCGCTAACAGTACCTTTCCGCTCTCTGTGAAAACTTCAACACGGTCGCCCTGATTGACAACGCGAACAACCTTATCTCCCTGAATGGTTTCAACATCAATTTTTGTCCTCACTTGTTGAAACAAAAAATTGTCAAAATCCATACGTGTAGCAACATAGCCATGATTGCTAAAGAAAACGGAGGCTTGTTTACCGTTGGGTGCTACAAGTTTCCATCCTTTAGAAATATTTTTTGACGGAAAAGCTTCCCAATCTGAAAGTAACTGAGGATCTATTTGTTTGAGTACTCGTTTGACACGTCCGCCAATTGCGTCACCACATACTTTATCTCTGGGAAAAACCGATTTATCGATCAGTGCGATTTTTAATCCACTGTTTTTCAAGGCCAGAGCGCAGGATGTTCCCGCCGGTCCTGAACCGATAATGATAAGATCAAAGAAGCTGGTGGAAGAGTTGATAGGATTATTATTAATTTCGTTGGCTAAACTATAGAATTCTTCGTGAGTCTATTCATTTTTAACATTTCCAGCGTTGTTCAGACTGAACAAAATCCTGTGCTCTTCCGTCGGGGAGCTGATATGTCGCAGTTAAATTGTATTCAGAACGGATACATTTGGATCAGACAAGGACTTATACATGAATTCGGTGTTTACACTCCTGAAATTCATGCAAAAGTCCGGGAGTTTTCTCCTGATATTGATGAATTGGATGCTGCAGGTGGATGTGTATTTCCTTCCTGGATTGATGCGCATACACACATGGTCTACGCAGGTAGTCGTGAGGGAGAATTTGTCGACAGAATTAAAGGACTTAGCTATGAAGAAATAGCATTGCGAGGCGGTGGTATTTTGAATTCCGCTAATCGATTACGACAAGCTTCAGAAGAAGAGCTTCTGGAAAATGCCAGTCTCCGTCTGAATGAAATTGTAAAAATGGGAACAGGTGCCGTTGAAATAAAAAGCGGCTATGGTTTGAGTCTGGACAGCGAATTGAAAATGCTGAGAGTCATCCGTGAATTAAAAGCACTTT of the Bacteroidota bacterium genome contains:
- a CDS encoding OmpA family protein: MRKNVRWNRVIWLMVLSCFLFPGIANAQEGACPKSQNKKAVKYYEDAAGLFKSRKYGEAADMISKAIDADPEFADAYLLQGNISLKKKDDKTMEQSFKKVIELCPDLDPEMYFQLGWLYFDVKKWKETETYLKKFLSFDRINEDHGTKAEKMLIKAKLYAHPVPFDPKPVHDLSTRDPEYLPYISPDNELAFFTRRFEQKERNMLTPQSVEKFMIAHVKSPGVYDAGVPMDEPFNKSSSNNEGGASITIDNKHLFFTVNTKGNFDICTSDFVDGHWSEIKNLGPSVNDPMQWDSQPSISSDGKTLYFASARDSLSGIDIYYTTRREDGTWTRAVKLGPAINTNGNEKSPFLHSDSRSLYFSSDSLPGLGGYDIYMSKMDDKGHWGTPINLGYPINTESDEVGFFVSTDGKSGYFASNKLNGGGAGYDIYSFDLYPDMRPNKVYFQKGDMNGSKNEEIVKATIEIKDASTKKIQKIDVDSVTGEYAFVVNFDHDLLLSIKKEGYAFESQYISTRDTENLQPVKRDIELKKLEVGGQYTINDILFSTNSYELNDTIKTVLDEFSEYMKLNPKLRVALHGHTDNIGNPQDNMALSENRAKAVFDYLVSRGIEKGRMSFKGFGETKPITSNATEAGKARNRRTVFVVTSK
- a CDS encoding membrane assembly protein AsmA, translating into MKKALKWIGIFLLVVIVFLVAAPFLFKDKIVSKIKEETNKNLNAKVDFGDFDLSLFRSFPDFSLRLNELKVINVEPFAGDTLIYTKQLDLTVDLMSVIKGGEIKIKSVDLNSAIMNFLVDKDGKANWDIAKPSTGPETASEPSSFKANLKHYAISNSRIIYDDKSLGFYLKLDGVNHSGKGDFTQDLFVLSTNTEASNVDMAYGGLNYISKAKATIAADLDMDMKNFKFTFKDNKIHLNELDLGVNGWVAMPDTNIDMDLKFAAAQSEFRNFISMIPAVYSPQFKDLKSSGKMSLSGFIKGRYNALSMPGFGLTLNIDNGMFQYPSLPAAVKNVFVDLNVTNPDGVPDHTFINLSKLHVEMAGDPFDAKLILKTPVSDPDLDAFFKGKIILDNIGKLVPLEQGTALTGIITADLSAKGKLSAVEQKKFDQFYASGNLGISGMKYSSASMKQALIINTLQLAFNPQIVSMSALNAKLGKSDFAATGSLENFLPYALKGETIKGNLKLTSTTIDLNEMMGSESSTASTTADTSKMSVVEIPGNIDFSLNANIGTLAYQNFTMKNISGGIVIRDKAIRMNDVMMQMMDGSLKLNGGYSSADLKKPAIDFGLAVKDWDIQKTVTTFNTVEKMAPIAKNTSGKFSVDMTVAGLLDQQMSPVVNSLNGGGKLNTSKIVVQNFPAFNKIADVLKMPSWKKLDIPGMNPSFKFMNGRVYVDPFDVSLNGFKSKIGGSNGFDQTIDYTVYSDIPRASFGGAANAALDNLLSAANSKGVNLSVGDMIPVNIKIGGTVTDPKISTDLNKQGAKAMDDLKAAAKAEFDKKKAEAEAKVREEADKVKAQAQAKLDAEKAKATAEADRIKKEAEAKAKAKADSIKKAAEQKAKDELKNLNPFKK
- the aroC gene encoding chorismate synthase, with protein sequence MAGNSIGTLFKLTTFGESHGTAIGGILDGCPAGLTLDLESIRKEMARRKPGQSAITSPRQETDEFEILSGVFEGQTLGTPIAFMIRNQDYKPSDYENVKNSFRPSHADFTYHVKYGHRDYRGGGRSSARETAARVFAGAIAKQILNKIGTQIFAFVSQVGPLKTSISYSDIDFSKIESSIVRCPDETASVQMIEYIEKLKSEGDTTGGIVSCMIKNVPAGLGEPVFDKFQADLAKACMSINAAHGFDYGSGFGGVEMKGSEHNDSFVKDADGSIVTAGNHSGGIQGGITNGMDVYFRVAFKPVSTLLKSQKTLNEKGEETVLEMKGRHDPCVVPRAVPIVESMAALVLMDHFLRNKNSKLSDLIASIQA
- a CDS encoding geranylgeranyl reductase family protein; the protein is MNNNPINSSTSFFDLIIIGSGPAGTSCALALKNSGLKIALIDKSVFPRDKVCGDAIGGRVKRVLKQIDPQLLSDWEAFPSKNISKGWKLVAPNGKQASVFFSNHGYVATRMDFDNFLFQQVRTKIDVETIQGDKVVRVVNQGDRVEVFTESGKVLLADVVVGCDGAHSVVAKQLAGFKVDLKHYSGAVRSYYQNISGIEDPNLIEIFLLENYLPGYFWIFPLTENSANVGFGMLSEDISKRKIDLKEAFKNIINTSPELKARFESAKQVGDIEGFGLPLGGKKRPLSGARFLLCGDAASLIDPLNGEGIGNAMLSGVLAAEYIQKAFQQKDFSAENLSQYDKAVYKKLHGELNKKWWMQKIFNRPWLINGLVNLSISNPALKNWIGKKL